From Streptomyces yatensis, one genomic window encodes:
- a CDS encoding Pro-rich N-terminal domain-containing protein — protein sequence MQHAVGAPLPPPHQPGPVPGPQGAGWAQGASANHHPGPHPNPPAPPAPPVPGHHAPPAQHPGPPAQPPVSPPPAPPAHPGAPLETVNTTGHIQLPPGGPVPLPHPPADPSLADVSQAAVAVLLIGPAGAGKTTVARHWADRRRVPTAHISLDDVREWVRSGFANPQSGWNENSEAQYRLARRTCGFAARNFLANGISCILDDAVFPDRPVVGLGGWKRHVGPGLLPVVVLPGLEIVLERNAARTGNRRLSDEEVARIHGRMAGWYGSGLPIIDNSTYDVETTARMLDEVVTRSIASPPSW from the coding sequence ATGCAGCATGCAGTGGGAGCTCCGCTGCCACCGCCCCACCAGCCGGGGCCGGTGCCCGGTCCGCAGGGTGCGGGCTGGGCCCAGGGCGCGAGTGCGAACCATCACCCGGGACCTCACCCCAATCCCCCCGCCCCGCCCGCGCCTCCGGTGCCCGGGCACCACGCACCGCCCGCGCAGCACCCCGGACCGCCCGCCCAACCTCCGGTATCGCCTCCGCCGGCCCCGCCCGCGCATCCCGGGGCGCCGCTGGAGACGGTGAACACCACCGGCCATATCCAGCTGCCGCCCGGCGGGCCGGTGCCGCTGCCGCACCCCCCGGCCGACCCGTCGCTCGCCGATGTCTCGCAGGCGGCGGTGGCGGTCCTGCTGATCGGACCGGCCGGGGCGGGCAAGACGACGGTCGCGCGCCACTGGGCCGACCGCCGCCGGGTGCCGACCGCGCACATCAGCCTGGACGATGTGCGGGAGTGGGTCCGGTCCGGTTTCGCCAACCCCCAGTCGGGGTGGAACGAGAACTCCGAGGCGCAGTATCGTCTCGCCCGCCGCACCTGCGGCTTCGCCGCCCGTAACTTCCTGGCCAACGGGATCTCCTGCATCCTCGACGACGCCGTCTTCCCGGACCGCCCGGTCGTCGGCCTCGGCGGCTGGAAGCGCCATGTCGGTCCCGGTCTGCTGCCGGTGGTGGTTCTTCCGGGCCTGGAGATCGTCCTGGAGCGGAACGCGGCCCGCACCGGCAACCGCCGCCTCAGCGACGAGGAGGTGGCGCGGATCCACGGCCGGATGGCCGGGTGGTACGGCTCCGGCCTGCCGATCATCGACAACTCCACGTATGACGTGGAGACCACGGCCCGCATGCTCGACGAGGTCGTCACCCGCTCCATCGCGAGCCCACCGAGCTGGTGA
- the alaS gene encoding alanine--tRNA ligase, translating to MESAEIRRRWLRFFEERGHTVVPSASLIADDPTLLLVPAGMVPFKPYFLGEVKPPFDRAVSVQKCVRTPDIEEVGKTTRHGTFFQMCGNFSFGDYFKEGAIKYAWELLTSSQEEGGYGLDPERLWITVYEQDDEAERIWREVIGVPAERIQRLGMGPNYWSMGVPGPCGPCSEINYDRGPEFGEEGGPAVNDERYVEIWNLVFMQYERGPGEGKENFPILGELPSKNIDTGLGLERLAMILQGVQNMYETDTLRVVMDKATELTGVAYGAAHDTDVALRVVADHMRTSVMLIGDGVTPGNEGRGYVLRRIMRRAIRNMRLLGATEPVVGELVDVVLKTMGQQYPELLTDRKRIETVALAEESAFLKTLKAGTNILDTAVTDTKAAGGSVLAGDKAFLLHDTWGFPIDLTLEMAAEQGLSVDEAGFRRLMKEQRERAKADAKAKKTGHADLSAYREVADSSGLTEFTGYSHTEGESTIVGLLVDGVSSPAATEGDEVEVVLDRTPFYAEGGGQLADTGRIKLDTGAVVEVRDVQQPVPGVSVHKGVVQVGEVTVGAGVHARIDVTRRRAIARAHSATHLTHQALRDALGPTAAQAGSENSPGRFRFDFGSPAAVPGGVLMDVEQKINEVLSRELDVSAEVMSMDEAKKQGAIAEFGEKYGDRVRVVTIGDFSKELCGGTHVHNTAQLGLVKLLGESSIGSGVRRVEALVGVDAYNFLAREHTVVSQLTDLVKGRPEELPEKISGMLSKLKDAEKEIERFRAEKVLQAAAGLAQGAKDVRGTALVAAKVPDGTSADDLRKLVLDVRGRIPGDRPAVVALFTVAGGRPLTVIATNEAARERGLKAGDLVRTAAKTLGGGGGGKPDVAQGGGQNPDAVGEAIEAVERLVAESA from the coding sequence ATGGAGTCGGCTGAAATCCGCCGCCGCTGGCTGCGCTTCTTCGAGGAGCGCGGGCACACCGTCGTGCCGTCGGCGTCGCTCATCGCGGACGACCCGACGCTGCTGCTGGTCCCCGCGGGCATGGTCCCCTTCAAGCCGTACTTCCTCGGCGAGGTCAAGCCGCCCTTCGACCGCGCCGTCAGCGTGCAGAAGTGCGTGCGCACCCCGGACATCGAAGAGGTCGGCAAGACCACCCGCCACGGCACCTTCTTCCAGATGTGCGGGAACTTCTCGTTCGGCGACTACTTCAAGGAAGGCGCCATCAAGTACGCCTGGGAGCTGCTGACCAGCTCCCAGGAGGAGGGCGGCTACGGCCTCGACCCCGAGCGGCTGTGGATCACCGTCTACGAGCAGGACGACGAGGCCGAGCGCATCTGGCGCGAGGTGATCGGCGTCCCCGCCGAGCGCATCCAGCGCCTGGGCATGGGCCCCAACTACTGGTCCATGGGCGTCCCCGGCCCCTGCGGCCCCTGCTCCGAGATCAACTACGACCGTGGTCCGGAGTTCGGCGAGGAGGGCGGCCCGGCCGTCAACGACGAGCGCTACGTGGAGATCTGGAACCTGGTCTTCATGCAGTACGAGCGCGGTCCGGGCGAGGGCAAGGAGAACTTCCCGATCCTCGGCGAGCTGCCCAGCAAGAACATCGACACCGGCCTCGGCCTCGAGCGCCTCGCGATGATCCTGCAGGGCGTGCAGAACATGTACGAGACCGACACCCTGCGCGTCGTCATGGACAAGGCCACCGAGCTGACCGGGGTCGCCTACGGCGCCGCCCATGACACCGACGTCGCGCTGCGCGTGGTCGCCGACCACATGCGCACCTCCGTCATGCTCATCGGTGACGGCGTCACCCCCGGCAACGAGGGCCGCGGCTATGTGCTGCGCCGCATCATGCGCCGCGCCATCCGCAACATGCGCCTCCTCGGCGCCACCGAGCCGGTCGTCGGCGAGCTGGTCGACGTCGTCCTCAAGACGATGGGCCAGCAGTACCCGGAGCTGCTGACCGACCGCAAGCGCATCGAGACCGTCGCCCTCGCCGAGGAGTCGGCCTTCCTCAAGACGCTCAAGGCCGGCACCAACATCCTCGACACCGCCGTCACCGACACCAAGGCCGCCGGTGGCAGCGTGCTCGCCGGCGACAAGGCGTTCCTGCTCCACGACACCTGGGGCTTCCCGATCGACCTCACCCTCGAGATGGCCGCCGAACAGGGCCTCTCGGTGGACGAGGCGGGCTTCCGCCGGCTGATGAAGGAGCAGCGGGAGCGCGCCAAGGCCGACGCCAAGGCCAAGAAGACCGGCCACGCCGACCTGTCCGCCTACCGCGAGGTGGCCGACAGTTCCGGCCTGACCGAGTTCACCGGCTACAGCCACACCGAGGGCGAGTCCACCATCGTCGGCCTGCTGGTCGACGGGGTGTCCTCGCCCGCCGCCACCGAGGGCGACGAGGTCGAGGTCGTCCTGGACCGCACCCCGTTCTACGCCGAGGGCGGCGGCCAGCTCGCCGACACCGGCCGGATCAAGCTGGACACCGGCGCCGTGGTGGAGGTCCGGGACGTCCAGCAGCCGGTGCCCGGCGTCAGCGTGCACAAGGGCGTCGTCCAGGTCGGCGAGGTGACGGTCGGCGCCGGTGTCCACGCCCGGATCGACGTCACGCGCCGCCGGGCCATCGCCCGCGCCCACAGCGCCACCCACCTCACCCACCAGGCGCTGCGCGACGCCCTGGGCCCGACCGCCGCCCAGGCCGGTTCGGAGAACTCGCCCGGCCGCTTCCGCTTCGACTTCGGCTCGCCGGCCGCCGTGCCCGGCGGGGTCCTCATGGACGTCGAGCAGAAGATCAACGAAGTGCTCTCGCGGGAACTCGACGTCTCCGCCGAGGTGATGAGCATGGACGAGGCCAAGAAGCAGGGCGCCATCGCCGAGTTCGGCGAGAAGTACGGCGACCGGGTGCGCGTGGTGACCATCGGCGACTTCTCCAAGGAGCTGTGCGGTGGCACGCATGTGCACAACACCGCCCAGCTGGGTCTGGTGAAGCTGCTCGGCGAATCCTCCATCGGCTCCGGTGTGCGCCGGGTCGAGGCCCTGGTGGGCGTGGATGCCTACAACTTCCTGGCCCGTGAGCACACGGTCGTCTCCCAGCTCACCGACCTGGTCAAGGGCCGCCCCGAGGAGCTCCCGGAGAAGATCTCCGGCATGCTGAGCAAGCTCAAGGATGCCGAGAAGGAGATCGAGCGGTTCCGCGCCGAGAAGGTGCTGCAGGCCGCCGCCGGTCTCGCCCAGGGCGCCAAGGACGTCCGGGGCACGGCCCTGGTCGCCGCCAAGGTGCCGGACGGCACCTCCGCCGACGATCTGCGCAAGCTGGTCCTGGACGTGCGCGGGCGCATCCCTGGTGACCGTCCCGCCGTCGTCGCCCTCTTCACCGTGGCGGGCGGCCGTCCGCTGACCGTGATCGCCACCAATGAGGCCGCCCGTGAGCGCGGTCTGAAGGCCGGTGACCTGGTCCGCACCGCCGCCAAGACGCTCGGCGGCGGAGGCGGCGGCAAGCCGGACGTGGCCCAGGGCGGCGGCCAGAACCCGGACGCCGTCGGCGAGGCCATCGAGGCCGTCGAGCGGCTCGTCGCGGAATCGGCCTGA
- a CDS encoding aminopeptidase P family protein: MSEVYAARRARLHDQCTAAGSAAALVSRPANVRYLCGAVPPGAVLLLGPVQDVLVAAEVPSAPPLSPHLSSGPTRSEEPRLLVLPGADGDPAVAAADLAAADGADSLAVEEHDLTVARHRALGTAAPRVRLADLDRAVEQLRLVKDDEEISCMRIAGELADQALGELLESILVGRTERHLALELERRLVDHGADGPAFPTVVAAGPNAGRPGHLPTDRRVEEGDFLTICLGADYRGYRCQVGRTFVIGPSPADWQVELYDAVFAAQRAGREALLPGRAYCDVDRVTRQVLTAAGYGDALEPCTGHGVGLEIDEDPRLTPSAMGKLDACVPVTVEPGVHLPGRGGVRIDDTLVVRPEADGGPELLTITTKELLAL; encoded by the coding sequence ATGTCCGAGGTGTACGCGGCCCGACGTGCCCGTCTGCACGATCAGTGCACCGCGGCCGGGAGCGCGGCGGCGCTGGTGTCCCGGCCCGCCAATGTGCGCTACCTGTGCGGCGCCGTGCCGCCCGGGGCGGTGCTGCTGCTCGGCCCCGTCCAGGATGTGCTGGTGGCCGCGGAGGTCCCGTCCGCCCCGCCGCTCTCCCCACACCTCTCCTCGGGCCCGACGCGTTCGGAGGAGCCGCGGCTGCTCGTCCTGCCCGGCGCGGACGGCGATCCGGCGGTGGCCGCCGCCGATCTGGCCGCGGCGGACGGCGCCGACTCGCTGGCCGTCGAGGAGCACGATCTGACCGTGGCCCGCCATCGGGCGCTCGGCACCGCCGCCCCCCGGGTCCGGCTGGCCGATCTGGACCGCGCCGTCGAGCAGTTGCGGCTCGTCAAGGACGACGAGGAGATCTCCTGTATGCGGATCGCCGGGGAGCTGGCCGACCAGGCGCTCGGCGAGCTGCTGGAGTCGATCCTGGTGGGCCGCACCGAGCGGCATCTGGCGCTGGAGCTGGAGCGCCGGCTGGTGGACCACGGTGCGGACGGCCCGGCCTTCCCCACCGTCGTCGCGGCGGGGCCCAACGCGGGGCGCCCCGGCCATCTGCCCACCGACCGGCGGGTCGAGGAGGGCGACTTCCTCACCATCTGCCTGGGCGCCGACTACCGCGGCTACCGCTGCCAGGTGGGCCGTACCTTCGTCATCGGACCCTCGCCCGCGGACTGGCAGGTCGAGTTGTACGATGCCGTCTTCGCCGCCCAGCGCGCCGGGCGGGAGGCGCTGTTGCCGGGCCGGGCCTACTGCGATGTGGACCGGGTGACCCGCCAGGTGCTGACCGCGGCGGGCTACGGAGACGCCCTCGAACCGTGCACCGGACACGGTGTGGGCCTGGAAATCGACGAGGACCCTCGGCTCACACCGTCCGCCATGGGTAAACTGGACGCTTGTGTGCCGGTCACCGTCGAGCCGGGGGTCCACCTCCCGGGACGGGGCGGTGTCCGGATCGATGACACGCTCGTCGTCCGCCCCGAGGCGGACGGCGGACCCGAGCTACTCACCATCACGACCAAAGAGCTGCTCGCACTCTGA
- the aroB gene encoding 3-dehydroquinate synthase, whose protein sequence is MTPPVAETPTRIQVGGTAGTAPYEVLIGRQLLGELPGLIGAGAKRVAVLHPEALAETGEAIRQDLAEQGYDAVAIQLPNGEEAKTAEVAAYCWKALGQTGFTRSDVIVGVGGGATTDVAGFVAASWLRGVRWIAVPTTVLGMVDAAVGGKTGINTAEGKNLVGAFHPPAGVLCDLAALDSLPVNDYISGLAEIIKAGFIADPEILELIERDPAAARTPAGPHTAELIERSIRVKAEVVSSDLKESGLREILNYGHTLAHAIEKNERYNWRHGAAVSVGMVFAAELGRLAGRLDDATADRHRAVLESVGLPLTYRGDQWPKLLETMRVDKKSRGDLLRFIVLDGLAKPTVLEGPDPAVLLAAYAEVSR, encoded by the coding sequence ATGACACCCCCTGTGGCCGAGACCCCTACGCGCATCCAGGTCGGAGGCACCGCGGGCACCGCGCCGTACGAGGTGCTGATCGGCCGGCAGCTCCTCGGTGAGCTCCCCGGGCTGATCGGCGCCGGGGCCAAGCGCGTCGCCGTCCTGCACCCCGAGGCGCTGGCCGAGACGGGTGAGGCCATCCGCCAGGACCTCGCCGAGCAGGGGTACGACGCCGTCGCGATCCAGCTGCCCAACGGCGAGGAGGCCAAGACCGCCGAGGTCGCCGCGTACTGCTGGAAGGCGCTCGGGCAGACCGGCTTCACCCGCAGCGATGTGATCGTCGGCGTGGGCGGCGGCGCGACCACCGACGTCGCGGGATTCGTCGCCGCGTCCTGGCTGCGCGGTGTGCGCTGGATCGCCGTCCCCACGACCGTGCTCGGCATGGTGGACGCCGCCGTCGGCGGCAAGACCGGGATCAACACCGCCGAGGGCAAGAACCTCGTCGGCGCCTTCCACCCCCCGGCCGGGGTGCTGTGCGATCTGGCCGCGCTGGACTCGCTGCCGGTCAACGACTACATCAGCGGGCTCGCCGAGATCATCAAGGCGGGCTTCATCGCCGACCCGGAGATCCTGGAGCTGATCGAGCGGGACCCGGCCGCCGCCCGCACCCCCGCCGGCCCGCACACCGCCGAGCTGATCGAGCGCTCCATCCGGGTCAAGGCCGAGGTCGTCTCCAGCGACCTCAAGGAGTCCGGACTGCGGGAGATCCTCAACTACGGGCATACGCTCGCCCACGCCATCGAGAAGAACGAGCGCTACAACTGGCGCCATGGCGCGGCCGTTTCCGTGGGCATGGTCTTCGCCGCCGAGCTGGGGCGGCTGGCGGGCCGTCTGGACGACGCCACGGCCGACCGCCACCGCGCCGTCCTGGAGTCCGTGGGACTGCCGCTCACCTATCGCGGCGACCAGTGGCCCAAGCTGCTGGAGACCATGCGGGTCGACAAGAAGTCCCGCGGTGACCTGCTGCGCTTCATCGTCCTGGACGGTCTCGCCAAGCCCACCGTCCTGGAGGGCCCGGACCCGGCGGTGCTCCTCGCGGCGTACGCGGAGGTCTCCCGCTGA
- the aroC gene encoding chorismate synthase: protein MSRLRWLTAGESHGPALVATLEGLPAGVPITTDMVADALARRRLGYGRGARMKFERDEVTFIGGVRHGLTLGSPVAIMVGNTEWPKWEQVMAADPVDPEILEGLARNAPLTRPRPGHADLAGMQKYGFDEARPILERASARETAARVALGTVARSYLKETAGIEIVSHVVELAAARAPYGVYPKPSDVEKLDADPVRCLDADASKAMVAEIDQAHKDGDTLGGVVEVLAYGVPVGLGSHVHWDRRLDARLAGALMGIQAIKGVEVGDGFDLARVPGSKAHDEIVSTDEGIRRSSGRSGGTEGGLTTGEPLRVRAAMKPIATVPKALATIDVTTGEPTKAHHQRSDVCAVPAAGIVAEAMVALVLADAVAEKFGGDSVAETRRNVRSFLENLAIR from the coding sequence TTGAGCAGGTTGCGCTGGCTGACCGCGGGGGAGTCGCACGGCCCCGCACTCGTGGCGACGCTGGAGGGGCTGCCCGCCGGGGTGCCGATCACCACCGACATGGTGGCGGACGCCCTGGCCCGACGGCGGCTCGGCTATGGCCGCGGTGCCCGGATGAAGTTCGAGCGCGACGAGGTCACCTTCATCGGCGGCGTACGGCACGGACTGACCCTCGGCTCCCCGGTCGCCATCATGGTCGGCAACACGGAGTGGCCGAAGTGGGAGCAGGTCATGGCCGCCGACCCGGTGGACCCCGAGATCCTCGAGGGACTCGCCCGTAACGCCCCGCTGACCCGCCCCCGCCCCGGCCACGCGGACCTGGCCGGGATGCAGAAGTACGGGTTCGACGAGGCCCGGCCGATCCTGGAGCGCGCCAGCGCCCGCGAGACCGCCGCCCGGGTGGCCCTGGGCACCGTCGCCCGCTCCTACCTCAAGGAGACGGCCGGGATCGAGATCGTCTCGCACGTGGTGGAGCTGGCCGCCGCGCGGGCGCCGTACGGCGTCTACCCCAAGCCCTCCGACGTCGAGAAGCTGGACGCCGACCCGGTGCGCTGCCTGGACGCCGACGCGAGCAAGGCGATGGTGGCCGAGATCGACCAGGCCCACAAGGACGGCGACACCCTCGGCGGTGTCGTCGAGGTGCTCGCGTACGGCGTGCCGGTGGGCCTCGGCTCCCATGTGCACTGGGACCGCCGGCTCGACGCACGGCTGGCCGGTGCGCTGATGGGCATCCAGGCCATCAAGGGTGTCGAGGTCGGCGACGGCTTCGACCTCGCCCGGGTGCCCGGCTCCAAGGCCCATGACGAGATCGTCTCCACGGACGAGGGCATCCGGCGCTCCTCGGGCCGCTCGGGCGGCACCGAGGGCGGGCTGACCACCGGCGAGCCGCTGCGCGTGCGGGCCGCGATGAAGCCGATCGCGACCGTGCCGAAGGCGCTGGCCACCATCGATGTGACCACCGGCGAGCCGACCAAGGCCCACCACCAGCGCTCCGACGTCTGCGCCGTCCCGGCGGCCGGGATCGTCGCCGAGGCGATGGTCGCGCTGGTCCTGGCGGACGCGGTCGCCGAGAAGTTCGGCGGCGACTCGGTCGCCGAGACGCGGCGCAATGTGCGGAGCTTCCTCGAGAACCTGGCCATCCGGTGA
- a CDS encoding shikimate dehydrogenase: protein MSENRRAAVLGSPIAHSLSPVLHRAAYRELGLSGWTYDRFEVDETALPDFFKHLGEDGGPAWAGLSLTMPLKRAVIPLLDEITETAASVEAVNTVVFTDDGRGHGDNTDIPGMLAALRERGVGRVARAAVLGAGATASSALAALSRICDGEVTAYVRSEARAAEMRQWGERLGVAVRTADWGDAAEALGAPLVIATTPAGTTDALAASVPDRPGALFDVLYEPWPTPLAAAWAARGGSVVGGLDLLVHQAVLQVERMTGRAPAPLAAMREALAAR from the coding sequence ATGTCGGAAAACCGCAGGGCAGCGGTGCTCGGTTCGCCGATCGCCCACTCCCTGTCACCGGTGCTGCACCGCGCGGCGTACCGGGAGCTGGGCCTGAGCGGCTGGACGTACGACCGCTTCGAGGTGGACGAGACCGCGTTGCCGGACTTCTTCAAACACCTCGGCGAGGACGGGGGACCGGCCTGGGCCGGGCTGTCCCTGACCATGCCGCTCAAGCGCGCCGTCATCCCGCTGCTGGACGAGATCACCGAGACCGCGGCATCGGTGGAGGCCGTCAACACGGTCGTCTTCACCGACGACGGCCGCGGGCACGGGGACAACACCGATATCCCGGGCATGCTGGCGGCGCTGCGGGAGCGCGGTGTCGGGCGCGTGGCGCGCGCCGCCGTGCTGGGCGCCGGCGCCACGGCCTCCTCGGCGCTGGCCGCGCTCTCCCGGATCTGCGACGGCGAGGTCACCGCGTACGTCCGCAGCGAGGCCCGCGCCGCCGAGATGCGGCAGTGGGGCGAGCGGCTGGGCGTGGCGGTGCGCACGGCGGACTGGGGCGACGCGGCCGAGGCGCTCGGCGCGCCCCTGGTGATCGCCACCACCCCCGCGGGCACCACCGACGCGCTCGCCGCGTCCGTACCGGACCGCCCCGGCGCGCTCTTCGACGTCCTCTACGAGCCCTGGCCGACCCCGCTCGCCGCCGCCTGGGCGGCCCGCGGCGGCTCGGTCGTCGGCGGCCTGGACCTCCTGGTCCACCAGGCGGTGCTCCAGGTCGAGCGGATGACGGGGCGCGCCCCCGCGCCCCTGGCCGCGATGCGCGAGGCGCTGGCGGCCCGCTGA
- the ruvX gene encoding Holliday junction resolvase RuvX, with the protein MRRGRRIAIDVGDARIGVASCDPDGILATPVETVPGRDVPAAHKRLAALVEEYEPLEVVVGLPRSLSGREGPAAAKVRTFARELARRVAPVPVRLVDERMTTVTASQGLRASGVTSKKGRSVVDQAAAVVILQSALETERVSGRAPGEAVEVVI; encoded by the coding sequence GTGCGACGCGGCAGGCGGATCGCCATCGACGTCGGGGACGCCCGGATCGGGGTCGCCTCGTGCGACCCCGACGGGATCCTCGCCACCCCCGTGGAGACCGTGCCGGGACGCGACGTCCCGGCCGCCCACAAGCGGCTCGCGGCGCTCGTCGAGGAGTACGAACCACTCGAGGTGGTGGTCGGCCTGCCGCGCTCGCTCAGCGGGCGCGAGGGGCCGGCCGCGGCCAAAGTGCGCACCTTCGCGCGCGAGTTGGCGCGCCGGGTCGCCCCGGTGCCGGTACGGCTCGTCGACGAGCGTATGACCACTGTCACAGCGTCCCAGGGGCTGCGCGCCTCCGGGGTGACGTCGAAGAAGGGCCGCTCGGTCGTTGACCAGGCGGCCGCCGTGGTGATCCTGCAGAGTGCGCTGGAGACCGAGCGGGTCTCGGGCAGGGCCCCCGGAGAAGCCGTCGAAGTGGTCATCTGA
- a CDS encoding shikimate kinase, with translation MGVGKTTVGQVLAQRLGTTFRDSDTDIVATAGKEISEIFIDEGEPHFRELERQAVRTAVAEHRGVLALGGGAVLDEGTRELLVGLPVVFLEMGVAEAVKRTGLDAPRPLLTVNPRQRWRELMEQRRPLYTEVARAAVSTEDRTPEDVAEAVLDVLELKNA, from the coding sequence ATGGGCGTCGGGAAGACCACCGTCGGGCAGGTGCTCGCCCAGCGGCTCGGCACCACCTTCCGCGACAGCGACACCGACATCGTCGCCACGGCCGGCAAGGAGATCTCGGAGATCTTCATCGACGAGGGCGAGCCGCACTTCCGTGAGCTGGAGCGGCAGGCCGTACGGACCGCCGTCGCCGAGCACCGGGGCGTGCTCGCGCTGGGCGGCGGCGCCGTCCTCGACGAGGGCACCCGTGAGCTGCTCGTCGGCCTCCCCGTCGTCTTCCTGGAGATGGGCGTCGCCGAGGCCGTCAAGCGCACCGGTCTTGACGCCCCCCGCCCGCTGCTCACGGTCAACCCGCGCCAGCGCTGGCGCGAGCTGATGGAGCAGCGCCGCCCGCTGTACACCGAGGTCGCGCGCGCCGCCGTGTCGACCGAGGACCGCACCCCCGAGGACGTCGCCGAGGCCGTCCTGGACGTACTGGAGCTGAAGAACGCATGA
- the mltG gene encoding endolytic transglycosylase MltG, giving the protein MTEYGRGPGSQPWHPEDPLYGDREWSGRPTVAGQDPYAQAPYAQEPYAQDPYAQEAYGQDPYAQGSYAQDAYAQDPYGHQQYPHGYQQDPQQHQQPQWDGQDAGYPHQRHPQEYPGQGVPYPPQDGSYGGMDPQDPYGGQGASYPAQDVYQGQQQSPQAPSGPQGAHVPAQTQQMPTVPAEHQVPRQRESPEEPSARADAEDDHPFFTDGGGRGLDDAADDDDDDDEPGARGGKKGKGKKPKKRRSGVACLFVTVVLVGAVGGGGYYAYDFWQTRFGPAPDYSGDGTGRIEVEVPSGSGNAEIGSILADKGVVKSSGAFVEAVEDSGKFVQPGTYSLRKEMSGAAAVKLMLDPTSSNALIVTEGMRDAAIYAAIDKKVGVKAGTTAGIAKKEAKSLGLPSWANDNSKIKDPLEGFLYPSRYSVGKGAKPADVLRKMVAEANRNYGSQDLEGKAKELGLKSPLQLITVASLVQAEGVTHDDFRKMAEVVYNRLKPANPETYGKLEFDSTYNYIKNQSKLDIPISEIKGYNNPYNTYFYKGLPPGPIGNPGADALKASLNPTSDGWYYFVAVSGKSEFSKTYADHQKWVDKFNKQRTNNG; this is encoded by the coding sequence ATGACTGAGTACGGCCGGGGACCCGGCTCCCAACCGTGGCATCCCGAGGATCCGCTGTACGGGGACCGGGAGTGGAGCGGCCGGCCCACGGTGGCCGGTCAGGATCCCTATGCGCAGGCCCCCTACGCTCAGGAGCCGTACGCGCAGGACCCCTATGCGCAGGAGGCCTACGGACAGGATCCGTACGCTCAGGGCTCCTACGCCCAGGACGCGTACGCCCAGGATCCCTACGGGCACCAGCAGTATCCGCATGGATACCAGCAGGATCCCCAGCAGCATCAGCAGCCCCAGTGGGACGGGCAGGACGCCGGCTACCCGCATCAGCGGCACCCGCAGGAGTACCCCGGCCAGGGTGTGCCCTACCCGCCCCAGGACGGCTCGTACGGGGGCATGGACCCGCAGGATCCCTACGGGGGTCAGGGCGCGTCTTACCCGGCCCAGGACGTCTACCAGGGACAACAGCAGTCACCGCAGGCCCCCTCGGGGCCCCAGGGCGCCCATGTGCCCGCGCAGACACAGCAGATGCCCACGGTGCCCGCGGAGCACCAGGTGCCGCGCCAGCGTGAGTCCCCCGAGGAGCCGTCCGCCCGGGCGGACGCCGAGGACGACCATCCATTCTTCACGGACGGCGGCGGCCGGGGCCTGGACGACGCGGCGGACGACGACGATGACGACGACGAGCCCGGCGCGCGCGGCGGCAAGAAGGGCAAGGGCAAGAAGCCCAAGAAGCGACGCAGCGGCGTGGCGTGCCTCTTCGTCACCGTCGTCCTGGTGGGTGCCGTCGGCGGAGGCGGCTACTACGCCTACGACTTCTGGCAGACCCGCTTCGGCCCCGCACCCGACTACTCCGGCGACGGCACCGGGCGGATCGAGGTGGAGGTTCCCTCCGGCTCCGGCAATGCCGAGATCGGCTCGATCCTCGCCGACAAGGGCGTGGTCAAGAGCAGCGGCGCCTTCGTCGAGGCCGTGGAGGACAGCGGCAAGTTCGTCCAGCCGGGCACCTACAGCCTGCGCAAGGAGATGTCCGGCGCGGCGGCGGTCAAGCTGATGCTCGACCCCACCAGCAGCAACGCCCTGATCGTCACCGAGGGCATGCGCGACGCCGCGATCTACGCGGCGATCGACAAGAAGGTCGGCGTCAAGGCGGGAACCACCGCGGGCATCGCCAAGAAGGAGGCGAAGAGCCTCGGGCTGCCCTCCTGGGCCAACGACAACAGCAAGATCAAGGATCCGCTGGAAGGCTTCCTCTACCCGTCCCGCTACAGCGTGGGCAAGGGCGCCAAACCCGCGGACGTGCTGCGGAAGATGGTCGCCGAGGCCAACCGGAACTACGGCAGCCAGGATCTGGAGGGCAAGGCGAAGGAGCTGGGCCTCAAGTCCCCGCTCCAGCTGATCACCGTGGCCAGCCTGGTCCAGGCGGAGGGCGTCACCCACGACGACTTCCGGAAGATGGCCGAGGTCGTCTACAACCGGCTCAAGCCCGCGAATCCCGAGACGTACGGCAAGCTGGAATTCGACTCCACGTACAACTACATCAAGAACCAGAGCAAGCTGGATATCCCGATCAGTGAGATCAAGGGATACAACAATCCGTACAACACCTACTTCTACAAGGGGCTCCCGCCGGGCCCGATCGGCAATCCGGGTGCGGACGCGCTGAAGGCGTCGCTGAACCCGACCTCCGACGGGTGGTACTACTTCGTCGCGGTCAGCGGCAAGAGCGAGTTCTCCAAGACCTACGCGGACCATCAGAAGTGGGTCGACAAGTTCAATAAGCAGCGCACGAACAACGGCTGA